CATCGCGGGTACAGCCCTTATTACTGATTTAAATCTGTGGGCAGAGCGCCCGGCAACCTTTTCAGGCTCTGCTGCAAATGTCTGTCTCCCTCCTCTACTCCAGCACAACCTCTCCTCTCACCCTTCCGCACGGCTGATGGCTGTAAGCGTCTCACAGCACAGGAAACAAGGCTGGTACAAGGGGGAGGGTGGTAGTGGGGTTGAAGCGGGCAGCTTTGCCAGGGGGGCGTCTCAAAATCCTCAAGGAGATGAGGAGGGAGTGAGATTTTATTCTGAGGTTGGATTAGTTTGTGAAATATGGTGTAGCTATCACTTGGATCACTGTTCTGAAAGTCAACTTTATTCTTTTGTAGTAATTTCGTATAGATTATAACATATTATTAAAGACAGCTGAAGAAGCTAATCTGTTTATAGGTCATCTGAGGAAGATTATAAGTCTCTTGATAGCTTTGTTCTATTTCCGATTTATCTTAGAATATGTCTAACTTAAACGATcttaaaataagtttaattCGGTAAAGGTGCTTGCAAACATCAGCACTCTTGCTCCTGTTCAAAACAATTCTTTACAGTTTGTATAAAATCAGTGGTCATTATAAACGTGAAAGGTTAATTTTTCAGAGAATTGTTATGATAATGCTTTGAAAGGTGCACGAGTGTGTAATCATCGCACGCTGACCAACACCACTGAAGAGTAACGGTATAATATTTGTGAGCGAGCGAGCGCAACATTCTTTACCCATCACGCTGCGCTCGTTCCTACCTTTTCTTCAAACGCTTGCATGGATCAAGTCAAAGGGCAAAGGTTGTACCTCCACCCCCCACCGCTTCATTTTGGGAAAAATGCCAAATCAACGTTCATTTTCCAGACTCCGTTTTGATGAACAGTGGAACAGACTATAGACGACTCACCAGCGCTGTCAGTCAAACCGTCAACCAATGGTTTATAAGCTGTTGGGAACAATTTCACGTCAGTCACTTAGAACGGCATACGCTTGACACGCCTACCTACTTTCAATCGCCGTTCAGCCAATCGCATGTCGTCTTTATATAACCTCTGACAAGAGAGAGCCTGATGTGGGCGGATACAAGACTGATCGACAGTTAGCGTAGCTCAAATGGACGATCACGCTTTCCCATATGACGCGTTGAGGCCTTGCAcggttgaaaaaaataaatcaaatacagaTACTTCACGACATACACAGCTAGACAGGATCGCTAAGCACAGATGATACACGCAGTGTGAAATGTAGTGAAACAAGCTGCCAACTGATATACAAAATCGGAATATTTGCCAAATATTTTATCGGCACACGTTGACATTATATGCGAGAATTACGAAAACGAtctgcatgttttttttaataaaaaaaaaacaaactatttttacacagacacaccaagtgcaatttttcaaaaagtgaTCGTTTATTACAGGATATTGGATCCACGCAACCTAGTTGAAATCTTCGCAACCCATTGCCTTTGCGACATACACATCGAAGTCGATGaagtgcacagaaagaggtcagttCCGTGACATACTGGAGCAAAGAAACACCTACTTATCATAGGCAGGCAGCTCTCTCATTGGCTGTAACCTATAACCTTGACAACACAAGCTTAACCATAGTGTAACGCGAGGTCAcggtttgacctctttctgtgcatattatttttgctattcCTCCTCGACAAAATGCTTGATTTGACTAAGGTCTTCAACAATAACGACCAATGCACTTCATAAGAAAATTATATCTTCCTGAAGAAAACGACCTACTTAGCGTAGAGACAAGCATCGTCtacattagtttatttttgtctttaaaatttttttatcaacaatAATTACTCAATGTTTATCAGACGGAACACATTATTAAGTGGTCAGACATAATTCCTCACGTAGATTACGTGATCTCTACgagcattaattattgtgtcAACACTGGAGCTATATTTAGAGAAAGCCTATGTGAGAAAATGCTTAACTAGGCGTGAACTATTCTGTCTTTTATGATGAACCACGTTTTAACAAAGCAAATCCTTCCTAGATGTCTTGGGTTGGCtatgatttttaatgtttacagtttCAGTAAAGTCAGATCatagaaatattttcagcattttcCTCCATGTAGTTAGGATGCGTTTGCGACGGCGCGCCACTTGTTCACAATCTCTTCTCCCCAGTCGTGCATGGGCAACTCAAAACCGCTCCGACATTTATTAATTGACTTTATTGTCATAACATAACCGGTTATAAATTCTATTTTGCTTATCGCTTTAGTCCTTTCAAAGTTTAGGCTGTCTCTCAAAATTCGATTATCATAGAAACAGCACGAGCAGTCCCACTAGAATTTTTGTCTAGCAGGGTTCAAGAATTAGTTATGATACTAGccgaaaaaaagaagtaatcaTGCATTAaacatcctttctttcttcgctagttttattttcttgtgcaaGTCGGTGGTTACAAGCTATTTAAAGAGTTTTCACGAGCAGCCAGTGagatcaattatttttaaatgttaatgtatTGCTTATTGTAGTATCTTTTCCGCTGACGATAATGAAATCTGCATTTCCCGACTGatcacaaattattatttaattattatttattcctgCGAAATCTGATCCCACACATGAGAAATAGGGACTTATTATGTTGACTCTTCAAGTGCCAGTGTTGACAAAGCGTTTGGTTTTTTACTGACCCCACACCACTcatgttgtaaatgttttctttttttatttcaaatacgcatgttataaaaatataagttttgattttatatatgtCGCGAAATAAGATGCCTCTAAAAGCGATGTGTATATCACTTCCTCAAAGCCGCTGGAAGATGTGTAATACTCGATATAGTATTGCCCTTTCGGGAGGGAAGAACTTGTAGCGCCATGAACCTGACAGGGTTGTTGATGGGTTACCGCATGGTATAGTTTTAGCCCGCAAATATAATCAAGAATTAATATAAAAGCAATCCTTTACAAACGGTCAGCTTTCAGCTCAGTCACCTAAAACACGTTTATCGCGCAAACACATTATTCTTGCGCGAGTACCACTAAAGAACAGTTTAATCTTGTGTACCTCGGGTTTTGCAgcgttttctttttgcaaaaaGATCACATAGCTGGTCAACAAAACACCTCCCAGTGAATAAACATCTGTTTCTAGTTATTAAAGTTATTTTGCAGAACAAATTAAGGCCAGATGGTTGTTTGCTCTTTTGGAGACAAGACTTTGGACATAATTTATTCCGTCTCTCTCTCGtggacatacatacacacagacaagctTCAAACCAATAGTTTCAAATATCCTGATgctaacacacaacacacatattgttatttatttaaaagctttattttctccttttcgcGCTCTcccacacagtctctctctcatattGATAAAAGAACGAAATGATTTGTTCGTTCTTTTTGTATAATAACAAGACTCTGATCTATGTGCTCGGTAAACAGATGATAAAGACTGTCAATACTAATCGAGTCATTTTTTCTAATTTGATTAATCACAAATTAACTAGACCATAATTTCCCCATCCACTATATCGTGATAAATGTCTTGCGAACGCAAAATACTCCTCACATGGAGCCCCACTAGGCCATTAGCTTAGCGTAAGACTAGGTGCACAAAGGTGCTGCTTTATAATCAGAATCAATGCCCtcaaaacactttcttttcttacGCTAACACACGTTTCCTGGCAGCCTGTATGTCCACACTAACCTTGCCAGtccagaagaaaataaaagtctttaaTCTGATTTGCACGTTTACAGCAAAATTATTTCTGGACAAACTATTCCTCTCCCACCACCTTCCCAATAAACCTTCACGCTCTAGTCGTCTGAATAAACAAGCAATGTGATCAATTATGCTTCgcgattataaaaaaaaaaaaaaagcagaaaaaatcaAGAGGCATGGGAGGAAAACACATGCAAGCATTTTCCACGTCGTTGTATCTTTATAcgggttgggggtggggtacAGGGCGAAGAAGCGGATGAACATTTCACATGTAGCAATGTCGATACGTAAGCACAGAATAACACTCCTGGGCCCAGCTTAAATGGGAACTGAAaccaagcttaaaaaaaaaataaacaaaaactcgTGCAGCAGGCTCCAGCTGACAACGCGTCACAGCTTAGCTAGACAAATCTTGTAGCTCGTCAAAGTGTGCTTCAAGCACCCGACTGTTAGCAGACATACAGGGTCAACCTGCTGCAGGTTCCAGCTATGGGAACGCCAGCACAGTCAAATATATAACAGTGTCCTAAGGGTAGCTTTGCACGGAAAGTTCTTTTTAACTTTATCCCTAACCGGGATATGAATGAAAACgtaaaaacaacgaaaaaataaacctttgcCCCTTATTCCGTTACCAAGACGGAATAAGGTGAAGTTTGCACAAGCTGCCATCAAAGTAACAAACACTTCGACCTTTCCTCCAAAAGTCATCCGTCACTTGTGACGATTTCACACGGGACACGTTCGGCGCCACAAAACCACACATCCACTCCGCAATGATTTgggtcataaaaaaaaaagccattccACTGTTGGCGAGTGAGGAGGAGGTTCGCACTGTGTAAACGACTGAAAAAGTATACCAAAGTTTGCACCTATTGCGTACTACTTCTCTTTGTGTGTTGTGGCTGCAGGGTTCTGTTTAAAAGGTGATGCGCCAGCCTCGCTCGCCTGTGATGGGGCGGGGTTCTACCGACGGGCACTCCCATTAGTCCGACCGGGCGACTGTCTGTGGGTCTGCGAGCCTTTGGCCTGGACTTTGGCAGCAGCGTCCTTGCTGTGGGTATGCGCACAGAAGGTCTTACTCTGGttaccaccacctccacctcctcctttgGCGGGAGGCTGCCCCGCGCTGCACGAGGCCTTTAAGTCCGGGAGGGTTTGGACGACGGAAAGGTGGCTGCCACGTTACACACGTGCTCTCCGCGCTCGAATTCACCAGGAACCTCCGCCATGGCGCCGCTGTTGGCGCGGTCTTCAGCGCCCGGGGACGTCACATCCGGCGAGATCTCTGACGACGAGGAGGACCCCGCACCGACGCTCACGTCCACCGAGATGCTCTCCCcgaccggaagtgacgtcaatgGTGTTCCAGCGCTCGCTGCTACCGCCACACTGCTGCTGCCGTTTCTGCCATTGACAGGCTTAGGGCTAGCGGTGcggctactgctgctgctgctgcgactGGCAGGGAGCTTGGGGCTGGCAGTCCGGGTTCCGTTAGACCCGCCTCCTGGCCCTCCTGGCTTGGGGCTGTTGGTTCGTTTGGTCCCCAACATGGGTAGCTGCGGTTTGGGGCTGTTGTGCGACTGCCGGGCAGTTTTGGGCTGGTGCTGGtgcttgtggtggtggtggagcgGCTGGCCCAGCTGGTAGAGGAAGATGAGGATCTGGTGGTGGCTGAGTCGCTGGCCGCGCTGATGCTGCCGGACTTGCTGTCGGTGGAGCTGGCGCGACTGCGCGCCGACTTGCTGTTGTCACTGAAGGACGCGCGGCTGTCCGAACCGCTGTCCGTAGAGCTCTTGCGACTGGCAGCGGCCCGCACCTTGCCCGTCTCCTTCACGGTAGGCGCGCTGATGATGACTGCTGTTTCCGCTTTCTCTGCCACCTCCTCCTTGACGACCGGCCTCGTGTCCTGGGTGTCGACAGCTTCTGGCACCACCTTCACAGTCGGACTTGGCTCCGTCTCTTTGATGGAACTGACGGTGTCGCCAGTGGCGGGTGTACTAAGAGAAGTAAGTGGTGTGGCCGAAGAAGGGATCACGCTGGTTTTGACATCGACAGTGACATCGTTTGACGTGGGGCTGGCCGTCCGAGTCTTCTTGGAGTCAGACGACTGTGCCTTCTTCTTCCGCCTCTTGGCGCGCGGTTTGACGTACACCGAGTAAAACAGGCGCAGCGGCTTCTCCTGTCGACAAGGGCACAAGAATAGAGACTCAGTATGGGGTATAAGTCATAGATGTGCTTGCTTCAGAATTGTCCAAGTATAATGTCAAAGTAGAGGAATGAATCAGGGATAAGTCTCGCGAAGATGGGACACGAATAAATCGCGTGTGCGCGAACTAGGTGTACATCTGAGTACGTGACTATGTAGTTTGACTAGTGTAGTGTACAGAGTATGAAGCAATGTTTTTGACGGATCTCTTTCCACAATagtctagttttttttaaatttaagatttaTCTACAAAATCGCGGGTTACATAATATGTAATGAAGATGCACATTATGTTTTATACCATCATCAAACAGTCAAAATCCCTCTCCTATGGTCCAACTGTGACACGTCAACGTCAAAGGAACGTTTGAGACGAAGAAAGGCATGGGCAGATGGGACAAGGCGATTAGGAAGGgacagaagagaaaatgagtgaGAATGAGATCCGGGCTCACAAATGTCAATTCATTTTCTGTCAGTATGTCCGTCTCTATCCCATCTCTCCTATCTCACCCTGCTCCAGGTGTGGATGAAGCTGATGTCCAGGAGAGTGAAGTCGTCGCTCAATGGCTCCTCGTCTGAGTGCGAGCAGAAGACATCGATCTGGAAGAACACACACTAAAGGTCAAATTCAGAATAAAGGTCAGGCAGTGTTAGTCATACACGAGCCCACGCATCTCATTCCAAGATATGAAAATTATCAAACTGTTCGTGGCTTAGACTTTTTtacgacttaaaaaaaaaaagacagaatgtTCTTGTGACAGTCGTGATCGAAGAGTTTCGTCTACTTATAGCCATTGCACTAAGCGATTCTCACACACATTTATCGATAATGCATCGTGGAagcgctatatatatatgtgtgtatatatggtACCTGATAATGCTGAGGAAGAGAAAATTTCAGCCTGATGAACTTTTTCAAGTGACCTATGCTGACTTCCACTGGACACAGTAggtagcgcctgtcaccagccTGAAACGCAGGAGATACTCTTTGACATATGAGATAGTCGAGGCTGAAACTAACCCCTGATATTCCAGATGAAACGCACGAGTAAAAGCACTCAATCGTGTCGTATTTCAGTATGAAACAATCGGGTGAAACTGTCTGACatctcaaaataaatacaactgaAACTAGCACTAACACGGCCTAAAACACAGTGGTGAAACTTCTccagataaaaatttattgagCAACAATCACCGGCGATTTTGTGCGTTTGCGTACATTAGATTAGGGAAAACCCTAAACGAACaataagtaaaatattaaaataaaaacaaaataaaaaaaactagaagaaTTAAAAGCTCACACAATTACATACCTTCCTGCGACTGGCGGGTCGTTTCGAAAAGTCTGATGCACGAAGTAAACTGTACACACAGATTTCAAGACTTTGCTTTAGCAGTGCACTTATACATGTTAGGTGGCGCCATGTCAGACTACAGAAAATATGTAGATGCTAGACACATAGTCATGTATAAATAATGGTAGACACAATGCAAGAAATATGCAAGTATAATAGCAAGGAAATGTAAGGATTTAGGAGGTAAAGGAGTCAAAAACAACTGGcccaaaagataaaaaatgtttgctttacaGACACTTAGCCATGAATTAAATGGTGACTTTTGAAGgaaattatgtttaaaacattaaaacgcTCTTTTATATGTAGAAGCCTATTTTTTGACAAGAAGGGGCCGAGTGTTCTGTGGACATAGCTGATGGCACGATCAACTTACAGGTTGGACAGTTCCAGCACAACGGAAATGTTTTCATCGGTCAGTCTGTGGGCAGACACCATGTGCGCCAGTCCCCTCTCCTCTAAACTCAGGTGTGATATTTTGTCTGCCGAAAGcgagataataaaaaaacccgTGATACTGTAGTCTATCTTGACCATTTTAATCATCTTCAATAAAATTACCCACAGCTCGCCCACCCTCCTTCACCCTGCCTTGTTCACCAAAAGCATTACAAAAGACAGAAGGGCATTACACAGACCCCTCTTTTTTGTTCTTGGACTTGACGGCAAATGGTTTCGCATTTGAATAATGAGAACACAAGCGGTTTATTATGTATCtctgattttctctctctcgcgcgcacacacagttAAAAGGGCGGGAGAGAAATAACGAGTTTTTTTCACTACAAAATTAATGATCATCTTTGACTTGACTAATGACTCGAGAATGCAAAAGGAATGGTGTGGGACGGGTAAAAGCGACTTGCTGAGAACCAAACTGTTTCGCACGACCAGCTGCACCACAGCAACATCCGCGTTGTCAACTGTGGTCTGCTGCATCCTTATCTCCCCCTTCGTGGTACAAGCCACGATCTTGCACAGCCCAGTTCGTGGAACAAagcccccccaaaaaaaaccaaaacaataaaatccGTTACGTTATTACGCATTACAGTTCCGCTTCGACAgctttaaaatgtgattttcgTGGCTAACATAGTGTGGTTAGTGTTCTGTAACTTTATGCAAGTCAACTTCTGCTATTAATCGCATTATCCATGCTCTCCAAAAATTCTCTCACCTTCGGATAGGTTCTTATGAAACTCTCTTCTCCTTCTCATCTCTTCTGcaatatcaacaataataaaaattaatgaaggcAGATACAATTTAAATCTTGGACTAAACATCTGCAATCAGCCACTTGCATCATAAACTCCGTCACATATGACTCTCACTAATCTTTCTTgtctaaaatgtaaaacattgcTCAAGAAAACACGAATAAAACTATCTTGAACTAAATGCGAACAGATGcaaatgtatgtgcatatatatataaagcaagcATGCATGCGCCCTTCCCCCCGCCAACCCTGATC
This sequence is a window from Pomacea canaliculata isolate SZHN2017 linkage group LG5, ASM307304v1, whole genome shotgun sequence. Protein-coding genes within it:
- the LOC112564767 gene encoding LOW QUALITY PROTEIN: polycomb complex protein BMI-1-like (The sequence of the model RefSeq protein was modified relative to this genomic sequence to represent the inferred CDS: inserted 1 base in 1 codon); the protein is MFRCAKIRVMDLNPHLMCVLCXGYFIDATTVIECLHSFCRTCIVRYLESSKFCPICDVQVHKTRPLLNIRSDKTLQDLVYKLVPGLFEEEMRRRREFHKNLSEDKISHLSLEERGLAHMVSAHRLTDENISVVLELSNLLLRASDFSKRPASRRKAGDRRYLLCPVEVSIGHLKKFIRLKFSLPQHYQIDVFCSHSDEEPLSDDFTLLDISFIHTWSREKPLRLFYSVYVKPRAKRRKKKAQSSDSKKTRTASPTSNDVTVDVKTSVIPSSATPLTSLSTPATGDTVSSIKETEPSPTVKVVPEAVDTQDTRPVVKEEVAEKAETAVIISAPTVKETGKVRAAASRKSSTDSGSDSRASFSDNSKSARSRASSTDSKSGSISAASDSATTRSSSSSTSWASRSTTTTSTSTSPKLPGSRTTAPNRSYPCWGPNEPTAPSQEGQEAGLTEPGLPAPSSLPVAAAAAVAAPLALSLSMAETAAAVWR